A region of the Thioploca ingrica genome:
CCGACGCACTACCGATGAGGGAGTAAAAGTAACTATTGCGGCACGATTACCAGCCAGCATCTTTAATGAGATTAAAGGCCAACTTTTAGCGGTGATCGAACAATTTTTAACTTTTGGTACCACCGAAGCTTATATTAAAATTCGTTATAATTTACAGTCAATTAAAACGTTACATACCACTTTGATACAACGAGAAGAAATAGCGGGTATTGTCAATGACATTGCCGAGGAATTATTGGCGATTGCTAGAAGTTACCAAGAAATTGCAGCTCTGGCGCCGGCTATTATGGCCAAGCATCAAGAACAATTTAAGGTGATCAACGATCTCAAAAGTAAAACTTCTTACACTATAGAAAAAATCGAACAACAACAAAAGAAATATCAGACGTTACTGGAAAAAAGTCAACAAGAAGTGAGTTCAAATCAGTTAAACAAATCGCTTGAAGAACAAAAGACTCAATTTTCTATTGATAGTTATAACAACATTTTACAAACGCTTTACGCCCAACAAGCGATTTGGAATAAATTTTATGAAGCACAGGAAATATTGGAGCAAAAACTAAAAAAATATTCAGAGAAAATCAGCATATTACTGTATATTTTAAATATTAATGCCCAAGTTTATGAACAAGCCGCTAATGTAGCCTTACTTCATAACACCACGATCGTTTCTTTAAATAATCTGAGTCATCTGACTGAATTACAAAAAATTATGACTGAAATTGAAGGCAGTGAAAATGAAATCACTCAGTGGCTAAGCAAAATTGAACAAACCCAACTTTAAAATGGGTGCTACTCTCATCCTGGATAAAAAACCTATCGCGATAGGAGTTGGTGTGATCATCCATGCCATTGGGATGTTAATTGCTCGCTACTAAGCTTTGCTTGGTAGTGGTCTGTACACGAGAGCTTCCGCTTCGTCTGTTTCGTCAAGCAGAGCTTGGTAATGGAGAAAATTGAGACTGAATCAATTCAAAACTAGCCATAGACCAGTAAATTCATACATCCCGCCGGTTGCACCGCCAAATCCTGGTGCATCTGGATTACCCCAGTTATTATTCAAAGTGCCGGTGGCAGGGTCATAATAATCGCCATTGGATCCTCTACCCAACATATGCAAACCAGCACCGCTGTTTACACAAATAATTTGTGTTTCACCCATCAGTGGTGACGCATAAACAAACGGTGCTATTGGTGACCCAATATGCACGTTGTTTCATCCAGGCTACGCTTGCTTTGTTTCATCCAGGCTACGCTTGCTAAAATCAGCCAGGTAGGGTAGGCACCGCCTCAGCGAGATAGAGTGCGTTAGGCGCGTCTTTTTAGCTCGCGTAGCACTGAGGAACGAAGCGCCTCAATCCACCAGCGGGTTGTTCTGAATGAACGCATACCACAGAGTATCTCGATTGATGCTACGTTCTACTACGATAGAATTCATGAAAAAGCTTTGCTATAATTTTAGTTATCCAATAGTCGGAGTATCGATATGATGAATTTCAATACGGTTCAAATGATTTCAGATGAAAATGGTCAAATTACGGGGGTGATTGTACCCATCGAATTGTGGCGACAGATGCGTTCTGAAGTAGAAACCACTTACTTACTTAAAAGCGAAGTGATGAGACAACGATTAATAGAAGCTAAAAATCGTCGTGAGGGAATTGATTTTGAGGTCGCTTGTGAAAAACTTAGAATTCGATCCGATAGCGTTTGAAGATTTCGCCTGGTGGATTGAGCAAGATCGTAACAAGGCTATAAAAATTATCAAACTGATACGTGAAATACAACGTAATCCTTATTCTGGAAGAGGAGAGCCCGAACCACTGAAACACGAATTAGTGGGTTGTTGGTCAAGACGCATCGATCAAGAACACCGGCTGGTTTATCAAGTGCTAGAAACCGAAGATAAAATTAGAATTTTAGCTTGTCGATATCATTATTCTAAACATTAGGCAGTCAGCGTGTCATCATTATAGTCCATGGTAGCCTCGTTTTGTTAGAAAGGTGTTGGTTGCGTAAACCACCTTTTCCAACCGTTCAAGGCTTCCTTTCAAATCCCATTTCATTTCAAAATGGTCCGAACTATTGTTGAACAAACCCAACTTTAAAATTGGCGCTACTCTCATCATGGATAAAAAACATATCGCGATAGGAGTTGGTGTGATCACCTTTGTGGCAACTACTCTAACTATCATCTTAATTTGGATGATGAACTATCAGTCGGATGTGGTTATGTCATCACCGCCAAGTCAATCTTTTCGATGGCAATCACTGAAACCAACTAGTCATACCGACCCGGCAGAAAATTTCACCGCAGAAATACCAGAAGATACTGCCAGTAAACCGATTGAGCAACCTGCTGACAGTAAACCGATTGAGCAACCTGCTGAAAATAGTGTTGTTGATCAAGAAGAGGAAGCCACTGAACCTTCCTCATCAGTACCGGTTGTCCCTGAACAACCCAAGATTCCTTGGTCTCAATTTAACAAAAGTTTATTGGCGCTAGAACAGGAACAATCGGCTATAATGACACTACTCGCCCAAAAATATTCCTCGGTGGTTGAACCAGAAACTCAAGTCGTTGAACCGGCAGCTAAAGTGATTGAGCACAATCCTAAAACGGTTGAGATAGAACCCGAAACACCCAAAACTAGAGTAGCGCCCAACCTTAAACCGGTTGAAATAGAACCGGAAACACCTAAAACTGTTGCAACCAAAACTGAAATAATAGCCACTACCGCCCAACCGGTTAAATTAGAAACTAACACGCTGACAACCACAACTGAAGTAGCTGAATTAACCAGTTTATTAGGAAAAAAAACGGTTGCTAAACCACTAGAACTCGCTTGGGATACAGATTTATTTATCCAATTAAACTCAAATACTTGGCTAAAAGTTGCTCAACAAATTCTTGAATTGGAGCAGTGGCGAGAAAAAACTATCCATTCTTTAAGTATCAAAGTCGAGCGTCAGGGTAATCAAGAGAATAATAAGTAGTTATCTGTAGTAGAGGTTGACTTTAAATCGAACCGTGGTAAAAAAGGTATTTAATATGTTAAAAATTCACTTTTTTATGGTAATGGTTGTCAGCGGGGTTGGTTGTAGTACCTATCAATTGGCACCACAACAATTACCTAATGAGAAAATAGCGAATGCTAAATTAGCGATTAATAAAGCTGAAGCCAGTCGTGCCCAGGAATTGGCTTGGCCAGAACTCAATAAAGCCCGAAAATATTTACAACAAGCTCAAGCAGCGATGCCAGCCGAGGAATATGAATTGGCCGTTCGTTTAGCAGAAAAATCGCTGGTAGAAGCAAAGCAAGCAGAAGCGCAAGCAGAATATGAACTCGCCCAACAGGCATTACAAGAAATACGAAGGCGTCAGGAGTAAAATAATTTATGAAAAGCATAAGTTATGCTATTTTTAGAAAATTTTTGCTATTATTTCCTATTATCTGGCTAGAAATGAGTTGTAGTACTGTTCCAACTGCGGAGAATAGTTTGTTAACCGAAGCGAGCGAAGTTTATGCTCAGGCAAGTGCAGACCCTAATACAGCTTCCTTAGAAGCCCTGGCTGAAGCTAAATCAGCTTTAGAAAAAGCAAAGACCTCTAAGGATAATGAAACTAAAGAACATTTTGCTTATTTAGCCAAAGGTTATGCACAAATTGCGATTACCGTAGCTAAACGCCAAGCACTCGAATTAGAAAGGAAAAAGTTACTGCAGCCAGTACCGAGTTTACGTGAAAACAATAATCTGAATGTTAACAATCAACAATTACAACAACAAATTGCTTATTGGCAACGTAATCCTAATGAACAATTAGTTTTAATTTTAGAAGATATCTGGTCTAAAACTGAACCGGCGGATTTACTACCAGAAGCAAGGCTAAGTCTTAATACGGTGGCTCGTTTTCTTGACCCACATCCAGAATTACAAGTTATTATAAAGAGTTATAACGATAACTCCAGTAATGATCAATACGATCTCGGTTTATCTGACCGGCGTGCCCATGCCGTTAAATTTGCCTTAATTAATCGCGGTATTCGTTCTAACCGGATTAGAGCAACCCAAGCAAGTCGGCTATTGACTCAAAATCAAACTGCTACGAAGCACAAGCAAAATAACCGTGTAGAACTTATTATCTTCAAAGAAGAAAATAAAAAACTATGAAATAGCAGCGAGGGATATTCGAGATAAATACTGATTGCGGTAGGATAAGTGAGAATAACATCATTTTAAGTAAAATGTAGCCAACAATATCAAACAAGGAGAAAATACTTTATGGTTGACGTTGACCAATATCGAGTCAAAGAAGAACCTTATTATCGAACCGTCAGTGATGAAGTGACACTTTACGAAGCGGCTTATGCTGCACGGATGCCGGTGATGCTTAAAGGCCCAACCGGTTGTGGTAAAACCCGCTTCGTCGAATATATTGCCTGGAAACTGCAAAAGCCGCTAATTACCATAGCGTGCCACGAGGACATGACGGCTTCTGACCTCGTAGGGCGGTTTCTATTAGATGCGACTGGAACGCGTTGGCAAGATGGCCCATTAACCATAGCCGCTCGAATAGGCGCTATCTGCTATCTGGATGAGGTCGTTGAAGCTCGACAAGACACCACGGTCGTAATTCATCCGCTCACTGATCACCGTCGCAATCTACCTTTAGAGAAAAAAGGTGAGTTAGTAACAGCGCATCCCGATTTTCAATTGGTTATTTCTTATAACCCCGGTTATCAAAGCCTGATGAAAGATTTAAAACAGTCTACCAAGCAACGCTTTGGTGCTTTAGACTTTGATTACCCAGCGGCGGAAGTGGAAGCCGAAATTGTTGCCCATGAAACGGGAATTAATATGACTGTGGCTGAAAAACTAGTGGCTATTGCCCACCGTGCCCGTAATCTCAAAGGTCATGGTTTGGATGAAGGGATTTCTACTCGCTTGTTGGTTTATGCCGGCAATTTAATCGCTAAGAATATCGATCCCAAATCAGCTTGTCATATGACGCTAGTACGTCCACTCACTGATGATCCTGATATGCGCGATACCTTAGATGCTGCTGTCAATACTTATTTTTAAAAGAAGTTATCTAGCGGCTAACCATTTAGAATCGCTGCTGAGTACCGATAAATCCAAAGTAACGTGGTTGCATTTAGAAACGTACTCATCAGTGATTCTAAACGGTAGGACACCACCTCAACAGCCTAATCCCATCCGTTCCCTCACTGTCCTTCTACTCATCGGTCACACAACCTTCTGAAGCATTCTTAACATTTTTAATATATTTATATAAAGTACCACGAGTTGCTTTATAAGGGGGGCTAGTCCATTGAGCTTGACGGCGGGCCATTTCTTCAGGGCTAATAGCTACATTTAATTGATTGTTGTGTGTATCGATGGTGATAATATCACCGTTTGTAATGACAGCAATTGGACCCCCTTCTTGAGCTTCGGGTACAATGTGGCCAACAATAAAACCATGTGAACCACCGGAAAAGCGTCCATCGGTTATCAATGCGACCTCTTTGCCTAAACCGGCACCGATAATAGCCGAAGTTGGCGTGAGCATTTCTGGCATTCCGGGGCCGCCTTTCGGTCCTTCATAGCGAATAACTACAACATCACCTTTAACAATTTCTTTCCGCTCTAGCGCGGCGAGCATATCTTCTTCGCTGTCATAAACTTTAGCTGGACCAGTGAAACTAAGACCTTCTTTCCCAGTAATTTTAGCGACTGCACCACCCGGAGCCAAATTACCTTTCAGAATTTGAATATGTCCACTTGGTTTAATGGGATTTTCCAGCGGACGAATAATAGTTTGACCCGCTGCTAAATCGGGCACATGGGCTAAATTCTCGGCTACCGTTTTACCGGTGACGGTTAAACAATCGCCATTTAATAAACCTTGTGTTAACAAATATTTCATAACCGCCGGCGTACCACCAATATGGTGTAAATCTTCCATAACATATTGTCCACTGGGCTTCAGATCGGCAATAAAGGGTACTCGGTTACTGACTTGTTGAAAATCATCAATCGTTAAGACCACATCAACTGCTTTGGCCATAGCAATTAAGTGTAACACGGCATTAGTAGAACCGCCCAAAGCCATGACAATGACTATCGCATTCTCAAAAGCGGCACGAGTCATAATATCACGGGGTTTAATATCTTGTTCCAGTAAATAACGAATAGCCGCACCGGCTTGAAAGCATTCGGTTAATTTCTTCGGATCCTCGGCTGGAATGGAGGAACTATAAGGTAAACTCATCCCCAGGGCTTCTATCGCGCAAGCCATGGTATTAGCCGTATACATTCCACCACAAGCACCCGCACCTGGACAAGCTTGTTTCACAATCGCTTGACGTTCTTCTTCCGTAATGGTACCCGCAAGATATTGTCCATAAGATTGAAAAGCAGAAACAATATCTAAAGGTTGATTATGGTTATCATGACCCGGTTTAATAGTACCACCGTAAATCATTAAAGCGGGTCGATTTATCCGTCCCATAGCCATGAGACAACCCGGCATATTTTTATCACAACCCGGTAACGAAATGTTCGCATCGTACCATTGTCCACCCATGACGGTTTCAATGGAATCTGCAATTAAATCCCTTGATTGCAAAGAGAAACTCATCCCTCGCGTTCCCATAGAAATCCCATCACTAACGCCAATCGTATTAAATCGCATCCCCACCATACCGGCGGCGATAACGCCTTCTTTAACTTGAGCGGCTAAATCTAATAAGTGCATGTTACAAGTATTACCTTCATACCAAACGCTAGCAATTCCCACTTGGGCTTTATTCATCTCCTCTGGCGTTAAGCCAGTACCATAGAGCATAGCTTGAGAAGCGCCTTGTGATTTGGGCTGGGTAATTTTTCTACTGATTTTATTAATTGAATCGGTCATGTTATTTTCCTAAAAGTTGGGTAGTGCTCAAGCGGTCGTGATTTAAATGTAACCAGAGGTTGCCTTTTATTTGTTGCTATCAGACTCACTTTATTGCCAGTTTAGCACTATCTTAATAATTGAATGGTACTGGATTACTTTAGCTTGATTATTTAGTAATTTCTAATTTTATTCAACTCGTTAATTAACTTATTCACGTACTATAAATAGTAAACTGGTAAAATGAAGCCTCATTTTAGGAATGCCTTTCCCCATGAGTATCTGTTATGATTCAATAGATAGTTAGTTAAAATAACCAGATAACGAATAAAACGAAAGTAGCTTCTTTTCTACCTACCTTAAAATAATTACCAAAATTATATGAATCAAAAATCATTAACGAATAAAAGTATTTTTCTCTGAATGGGTAATAACACCGGCAATTTTATTGATATTAAAGAAGGCGATTTGACATGAAAATTTACCATCGGTTAAGGACCAAATTAAGTATTGCTTTTATTATTGTGACGTTAATTCCAACTTTAATTATCGGTATCTATGCTATACAAGTGGCTAGCCAAACTTTGCAAGCTCAGACTTTAGCCCAACAAACTGAACAGGTTAAAATCTTGGAAAACCTGATCAGGTCATTTTTATCGATAGTTAAAAGTGATTTATCGTTTTTAAGTCAATCTGCACCGCTGCGAGAATATTTAAATTTACATATGGTTTTAATGTCAGATTCTCAGGTTGAATCAGTGCCGACGAATTCAACAGAAGCAACTCAACAAGCGGTGCACAATATCTTAGAACAAAAACAAACCGCATTGGAACAAGAATTTCTGGCCTTTTCTCGTTCCCGTCAAATTTATTACCAAATCCGTTATCTAGACGAAATGGGTCAGGAAATAGCACGAGTGGATGCGGATGAATCCAAAAGTTGGATCGTTGCTAAAAAATTATTGCAAAACAATGCTGATCAAGATGATTTCAAAGGAACCATGCGCTTATCCAGTAAGCAACTTTTTATTTCCAAATTAGATCTCAATCGTGAACAAGGGCAAATAGAAGTTCCTCATAAGCCGGTAATTCGTTATGCGGTTAATGTTTATTATCCTAATAATCAACGGGCTGGTATTGTCACGATTAATGTGAATCCCAATCAATTTCTTCAAGCGTTAGGAGATGCTTTTCTAATTGATCAAGAAGGTTTTTTTCTTCATCATCCGAATCCTAAAAAAGAGTGGGGTGGTCCTAACGATTTAAAAACGGGGGTTACTTTTGAAAAAGATTATCCGCAAATCGTTTCACAAGTACTTAATAAAAACGGTACCCTCAGTACCAACACCGCCGCAATCTCTTACCAACGAATTATTGTCCCTGGCTCTTCACAACAGTGGACTTTATTGGTTTTACACCATACTCGTGAAATTTTTCAAAGTATAATAGAATTTCGCTTAGCATTTAATATCATTCTGGCCATCGCTATTCTCATCGCCATTTGGTTTGCTATTATTTTAAGTGCTAAGATTACTCGTCCCATTGAACAGTTAACCCGTATTGCTGAGGCCATTAGTAGAGGTGAATTGATTGAAAATCGTGT
Encoded here:
- a CDS encoding toxin of the YoeB-YefM toxin-antitoxin system, whose amino-acid sequence is MKNLEFDPIAFEDFAWWIEQDRNKAIKIIKLIREIQRNPYSGRGEPEPLKHELVGCWSRRIDQEHRLVYQVLETEDKIRILACRYHYSKH
- a CDS encoding OmpA/MotB protein, with translation MKSISYAIFRKFLLLFPIIWLEMSCSTVPTAENSLLTEASEVYAQASADPNTASLEALAEAKSALEKAKTSKDNETKEHFAYLAKGYAQIAITVAKRQALELERKKLLQPVPSLRENNNLNVNNQQLQQQIAYWQRNPNEQLVLILEDIWSKTEPADLLPEARLSLNTVARFLDPHPELQVIIKSYNDNSSNDQYDLGLSDRRAHAVKFALINRGIRSNRIRATQASRLLTQNQTATKHKQNNRVELIIFKEENKKL
- a CDS encoding CbbQ/NirQ/NorQ domain-containing protein, producing MVDVDQYRVKEEPYYRTVSDEVTLYEAAYAARMPVMLKGPTGCGKTRFVEYIAWKLQKPLITIACHEDMTASDLVGRFLLDATGTRWQDGPLTIAARIGAICYLDEVVEARQDTTVVIHPLTDHRRNLPLEKKGELVTAHPDFQLVISYNPGYQSLMKDLKQSTKQRFGALDFDYPAAEVEAEIVAHETGINMTVAEKLVAIAHRARNLKGHGLDEGISTRLLVYAGNLIAKNIDPKSACHMTLVRPLTDDPDMRDTLDAAVNTYF
- a CDS encoding dihydroxy-acid dehydratase: MTDSINKISRKITQPKSQGASQAMLYGTGLTPEEMNKAQVGIASVWYEGNTCNMHLLDLAAQVKEGVIAAGMVGMRFNTIGVSDGISMGTRGMSFSLQSRDLIADSIETVMGGQWYDANISLPGCDKNMPGCLMAMGRINRPALMIYGGTIKPGHDNHNQPLDIVSAFQSYGQYLAGTITEEERQAIVKQACPGAGACGGMYTANTMACAIEALGMSLPYSSSIPAEDPKKLTECFQAGAAIRYLLEQDIKPRDIMTRAAFENAIVIVMALGGSTNAVLHLIAMAKAVDVVLTIDDFQQVSNRVPFIADLKPSGQYVMEDLHHIGGTPAVMKYLLTQGLLNGDCLTVTGKTVAENLAHVPDLAAGQTIIRPLENPIKPSGHIQILKGNLAPGGAVAKITGKEGLSFTGPAKVYDSEEDMLAALERKEIVKGDVVVIRYEGPKGGPGMPEMLTPTSAIIGAGLGKEVALITDGRFSGGSHGFIVGHIVPEAQEGGPIAVITNGDIITIDTHNNQLNVAISPEEMARRQAQWTSPPYKATRGTLYKYIKNVKNASEGCVTDE
- a CDS encoding histidine kinase, encoding MKIYHRLRTKLSIAFIIVTLIPTLIIGIYAIQVASQTLQAQTLAQQTEQVKILENLIRSFLSIVKSDLSFLSQSAPLREYLNLHMVLMSDSQVESVPTNSTEATQQAVHNILEQKQTALEQEFLAFSRSRQIYYQIRYLDEMGQEIARVDADESKSWIVAKKLLQNNADQDDFKGTMRLSSKQLFISKLDLNREQGQIEVPHKPVIRYAVNVYYPNNQRAGIVTINVNPNQFLQALGDAFLIDQEGFFLHHPNPKKEWGGPNDLKTGVTFEKDYPQIVSQVLNKNGTLSTNTAAISYQRIIVPGSSQQWTLLVLHHTREIFQSIIEFRLAFNIILAIAILIAIWFAIILSAKITRPIEQLTRIAEAISRGELIENRVEIHDKSEIGQLAQAFERMRVSMIKSFEKLRKQSRM